From the genome of Meriones unguiculatus strain TT.TT164.6M chromosome X unlocalized genomic scaffold, Bangor_MerUng_6.1 ChrX_unordered_Scaffold_30, whole genome shotgun sequence, one region includes:
- the LOC132651519 gene encoding melanoma-associated antigen 10-like, with protein MSHGQKRQCFQFQGESQAQREEKGLMAEWGESTDNNSSSFSSPTLPRKKPAGGIPIHQSPQRAPSPPNVMAAIPISPSDEAPGYQREEEPIQLQHALIAKVGGVVQFLLFKYRMKELTNKAEIVENIIKDDEPHYDRIFNEATVGLKIVFGLDVIEVDPVVHTYSIAIALGITYDGMLTDVQGMPKTGLLIIALGVICMHGDRVHEDVIWRALNRMGVTSVENHYVAGNAKELFTENFVQEGYLQYSLVPDSDPPHHEFLWGPRAQAEARIIDVLEYLVWVNSMT; from the coding sequence ATGTCTCATGGTCAGAAGAGGCAGTGTTTCCAGTTTCAGGGAGAATCTCAGgcccaaagagaagaaaagggccTGATGGCTGAGTGGGGAGAGTCCACTGACAATAACTCCTCCTCTTTCAGTAGCCCAACCCTTCCCAGGAAGAAGCCCGCTGGTGGAATACCAATTCACCAGAGTCCTCAGAGAGCTCCGTCTCCTCCCAATGTCATGGCTGCCATTCCAATATCCCCATCTGATGAGGCCCCTGGCTACCAAAGAGAGGAGGAGCCCATTCAATTGCAGCATGCACTAATTGCAAAGGTGGGTGGTGTGGTGCAGTTCCTGCTCTTCAAGTACAGAATGAAGGAGCTGACCAACAAGGCAGAGATTGTAGAAAATATTATCAAAGATGATGAGCCGCATTACGATAGGATCTTTAATGAGGCCACTGTGGGTTTGAAGATAGTCTTTGGCCTTGATGTGATAGAAGTGGACCCTGTTGTCCATACCTATTCCATTGCCATAGCCCTGGGGATCACCTATGACGGCATGCTTACTGATGTCCAGGGCATGCCTAAGACAGGCCTCCTAATAATTGCCCTAGGTGTCATCTGCATGCATGGCGACCGTGTCCATGAGGACGTGATCTGGCGAGCACTCAATAGGATGGGAGTAACTTCTGTGGAAAATCACTACGTAGCTGGGAATGCCAAGGAGCTTTTCACTGAAAATTTTGTGCAGGAGGGGTATCTGCAATACAGTCTGGTGCCTGACAGTGATCCCCCTCACCACGAGTTCCTGTGGGGCCCAAGGGCCCAGGCTGAAGCCAGAATTATAGATGTCTTAGAGTATTTGGTTTGGGTCAACAGTATGACCTAA